The Horticoccus luteus DNA window CCCTCGATGTCCGTCGGAATTTCCTGCGGCAGCCGCGTGTAAACTGCGCCCGCCGGCCGGAAAACGTCTCCCCGATCCGGCTTCATTTCGCCGGCAATCACGCGCATGAGCGTCGATTTTCCCGCGCCATTACGGCCGACCAGACACACGCGTTCGCCCGGATCGATCTGGAGGTTGACTGCCTCCAACACCGCCGGACCACCGAAACTGAGACTTACATCAAGAAGACTGAGCAATGCCATGAACCCGCCAAACTGCCGCCCCCGTTCCGCGATGCAACTTCCGTTGCACAATCCCGTTCGCCTCCCTCCACTTTCCGCCATGTCCCCCTCCGCTTCCTCCGCCCGCTGCGCCTGGGCCGCCGCCGAGCCCAACCTCACTTACCACGACACCGAGTGGGGCGTTCCCCTCCACGACGACCGTGCCTTGTTTGAACTTCTCACGCTTGAGGGCGCGCAAGCCGGCCTGAGCTGGACCACCATCCTCAACAAACGCGAAAACTACCGCCGCGCCTTTGATCAATTCGATGTCGCGAAAGTCGCCCGTTACGGCGCTCGCGACACCGCCCGCCTCCTCGCCGACGCCGGCATCGTCCGCCATCGCCTCAAAATCGCCGCCACCCTCGCCAACGCGAAAGCCTTCCTCGCCGTGCAACGCGAATTCGGCAGCTTCGATCGCTACCTCTGGGCGTTTGTCGGCGGCCGGCCTCTCCAACCGCAGCGCCGCACCATGGCCGACGTCCCCACCCGCTCGCCCGAGTCGGACGCCTTGAGCAAAGACTTGCTCCGCCGCGGCTTCAAATTCGTGGGCCCGACAATCTGCCACGCCTTCATGCAAGCGAGCGGTCTGATCAACGATCACCTCATCACCTGCCCACGCCATCGTCTCTGCGCCCGACTTCGATAGTTCCCCCGCACGCCGTCCGCCAACGCCTCCAGCGGCCAACGCAGTGCCGCGCCTTTTTTCATTTCAAGCGCTTCGCCTCGATAAACGTCACGATCGGCGTCGGGTCGGGCAAACTGTGCGGGTGGTGTTTCCCGCCCGGCTTGATGATCACCTCGATCTCGCCACCCAGCGCACGATAACGCTGCTCCAGCTTGAGGAGATTTTCCGCCGGCTTCACCGTTTCATCCGCGTCGCCGGCCACGCCGATGATCGGGATCTTCGCCGCCGCGACCGGCGCGATGCGATCCAGCGGACTCACTTTCGCCGTCATCGCTTCCGCTTCCGTCAACCCGTAGCACGCCAGGCACTGCTTCCACAACGGATGCTTCGGCCCGGGCCAGCTCTTGATGTCGAGCGCCGGCGCATCGAGGTAAAGCGCTCCCACGCGTTCCGGATAAGTCGCCGCAAAATTAAACGCATACAATCCGCCCCGGCTGAAGCCCTCGATGACCGGCCGCCGCGCCAGTCCACGCCGCTCCACCAGCTCGCGATAGAACGCGTCGAACAACCCGATCGCCTTCGGCGCGCCATACATGTCGCTCGCCTGCATGTAGGCGACGTGCCAGCCCCGCGCCAGCAGCGCCAACTCCACCTGCGGCGCATGCTCGTCGCCAAAAAATTCCGCCCGCCACACCCACGGATTCCCCGGCGCCGCCGCGTGTGGCGAGATCAACAAGCACGGCCGTCCTGCCACCGTGAAATCCTCCCGCGCGTAACCGTGCCATGACGTGCTGCCTGCGGCGCCATCGGCTGCCTGCACGACCGGAAGACCGCAGGACAACGCACACCACCACCACGCCCATCGCCACGGGGAGTTCATCCTTCGCAGGCTTGCGAACCCCGCCGCCCGCGCAAGCCCCATTCATGCACCCGTCCCGGCCTGACTCCTCTCCAATACCGCCGTCTTTTTCGGTGTCACCGGCAGACGATGTGCCGCGCGATCCGCCTTCAGAAATTCCGCCCCGTAAAAGAAAATCGCCGCCGTGTAGTAGATCCAGATCAGCAATGCCACGAGCGATCCTGCCGCCCCGTAAACCGACGCGATCGTGGAATGCGCCAGATAGAGCGAGATCGCGAACCGCCCGATCGTAAACAACACCGCCGTCACCAACCCGCTTCGCCACACCTCCCGCCATCGCACTTCCACGTCGGGCATCACTTTCAAGATCAGCGCAAAAAGAACTGTCATCACGGCGAGCGAGACCGAGAGGTCCGCGATTTTCAGCACCGCGCCATTCCAACCGGCCCCAAAATGGGCGGTCAAACTTTCCAACGCGGTGGTCAGGATGAGCGAGACCAGCAGAAGAAAACCCATCGTCAGCACCATCGCGAAGGAGAGGATCCGCTGCGTGAGCAACACCAGCCACCCGCTCCGACTCGGTTTCTGCTGCACTTTCCAAATCGCGTTGAGCGAATCCTGCAACTGACTGAACACCGTCGTCGCTCCAAAAAGCAAAACGGCGACACCGATGGTCGTGGTGATCCACGTGCCGTGTGTCGCCTCCGCCGCCTTCTCGCCGGTTTGCTGAATCATCTTTGCACTGTCCGCGCCGATCAGCTCCGTGAGTTGCTGCTGCAGCGCATCGCCCGCCCGCTCCTTGCCCAACACCGCGCCCGCCAGCGCCGCCGCGATCACCGTGATGGGTGCCAGGGAAAAGAGCGTATAAAAGCTCACCGCCGCGCTGTGCCGAAACACGTGATCAGCATTCCATTCCTTGGCGGCCGTGAGGAGGATCCGAAACCAGCGAAGCATGCCCTCGTGACCAGCAAACCGGGCGTCCGGTTGCGCCGCGAACGCCGAAAGATCGATTCCCCAGCGTTTCTGGCCTTGAAGGCGCCCGGTGCGCCGCGGGGCGCCGCGTCACACCTCGCGCGTGCGGAAACTCCGCCACTTTTCCACCGGCAGATTCGCCAGCGCGATCAAGAGCAACTGCACCGCGATGAACGCCAAGAGCCACCAGAACGCCGCTTCCATGAAGCCGTAACTGTGCAGACCGATGCCGAGCATGTTCGTCCCAAACCAGCTCCAGCTCGTCACGATGTTGCCGAAAATCGCCAGGATCATGAGACCGCGCTGCTTCACCAACCCGCCCCAGCGCGCGTGCAGGATGATCGCGTTCCATAGCACAATGATGAGCGCTCCGTTTTCCTTCGGATCCCAGCCCCAGAAACGTCCCCACGATTGATCCGCCCAAATGCCGCCGAGAATCGTGCCGACCAAGCTGAACAACGTCGCGAAGCACACGATGCCATAAACCATCCGCCCGAGCATCTGCGCATTCGTATCCGCTCGCGCCATTGTCGGCCCGGCCGTCTTGCCTCCCGACGGCGCCGCCGCCACCGCGCGACTATCCATCCCTCCCGCCGCGCCCGGCCGGCGCGCCAGCCACGGTGTAAACACGCCCATCACCACGTAGATGATCGCGAGAAAACCCGCCAGAAACGTCGCCCCGTAACCCGTCGTCACCACCACGACGTGCGTTGCGAGCCAGAAGTTTGAGTCCAGCACCGCGCGCATCATTTCCATCGTGTCGCCGCCGAGCGCCAGATGGTGCGCGATCAGCAGCGTGCCGAAGCCCACCGCTCCCGCCGCCACCGTGCCGATCGCGTTCTTATAAATTGTCTCGAGCACGACGCACAATCCCACCGCGATCCAGCCGACAAAGAGCGCCGACGAATACAAATTCGTCACCGGCGGCCGGCCTTCGATCCACATGCGCACGAGGATGCCGACCGTCGTGACGCCAAACGCCACCACCAGCACCCAAAACGCGCTGCGCCCCAAAATCGCCGGCCAGATCAGCCACGAGGCGATCGCGATGAAAAACGCCGCGACGTAGAGGTTCATCCCGAGGCCAAACGGCTCCGCCGCGTTGAAGCGCGCTTCGAGGTCGGTTTTGCGCAGCGTCGCCGGCACTTGTTTTTCCAACTGTTCGCGGTAGAGCCGCACGATCTCGTTGAACGCCCTGGCATCCTGCTTCCGCCACGCGTAGCCGAGGCCCGCATATGTCAGCACGCCGGGATCGATTTCGCCGGTGCGAAAGGTATCGATCAGCGCGTCGCCCGCGTTGCGCCACGAACCATCGTGCGGAACGATCATCAAGTAGGCGGACTTCGCCATCAGGTCGTAACGCTGACCAAAATCGACGATCCGCTGGAAGGCGGCTTCGTCGAACGGCTTGCCCGCCTGCCGCGCCTGCACCGCCGCAATTCCCGCCGGCAGCGCCGCCTGGAATTGGTTCAGTTCGGCGAGAAAATTATCGCCGTCGGGCATCGCCGCGCTGCGTTGGAGCCGCGTGTAGAGCGCGATGTTGTCGCGGAGCTGCAGCACCGCTTTCTGATACCGGCTGCGCTGCTGCGGATCGACCTCGGTCGCCAGTCCCGCCTGCCGGTCGATCGCCTCGAAGTGCGGCTTGAGCGCATCGAAACTGAATCGCCGGAAACGGCTCGGCAGGAAACCCACCACCGCCATTGTGCGCTTCGCCGGCGACTCGTAATGGATCGCGAGCGTCTCGTCCGTCTGCCCGACGAGCGCGAGCACATCGGGATGATCGATCTCAAACGTCGGATACGTGTTCGCCTTCGCCGGATCGAACAACACATCGAGCAGCCACTGCTGCGGCGTGCGCGTGAGGTCGGAGTTGGGCGCGCCGACCCGCTGGCGGCCTTGCAAGACCAGCAGCGCGTTGCGCGCCACCGTATCGAGTGGCTTCACGCGACCGTTCACCAGCACCGGCAGGCGGCTGAAGCCGGTGAGATCAAACGCATCCGGATTTTGCGGCGGCCACAACGACGCACCCACCGCGGCGAGCGCGAGCACCAAGGCGAGGAGCGGGATGAGGCGCTTCATGCTTGGTTCCCGCTTTGAAGGTGAACGAAAGCCCCGCGCGCACCGACCGCCGGCAAGGCGGAAAAAATCCCGCGCGACGCGCCCGCCTCTGCGGCTGCGGGCAGGTGCGATTTAACAATGATGATGACGTTCATACGGCGGCAGGGTCGGAAGCGGCGCGACGGCGGCGCGCGAACTTGATCAAGGAAAGCCCAAACTGAATGACGAGACCGAACGCCATGATCAGGCACGCGATGTAGGGCATGAGCCAGCTCGGGTTGCGCACCACTTGGAGAATCGTCGTGTGTTCGCCCTCGTAACCGGATTGGTAAAACGTCAGCCCGGCGTAACGCAGGGGGTGGTTCATATAAATATTCACCTCCCGATTGTCGCGCCCGTCCGGTGTCTTCACCTCCACAAGACTCGAAAAGTTTTTTGGAATGTCGGTGCCTTCATAAACGTCGTGGCTGAACTTGATGAGCTTAAGCGAAAACGGCTTGTAGTTTCGCTCGAAGCGCATCGTGAGCACGTAATCGTGCCCTGCGTAATTCACGTGCTGCGGCGCGCCCAGCATCGCCGACACGACCCACGTGCCGAGCGAGCCGTCCGGCCCGACCAGCTCGACAATGGCCGCCGGCAGATTGCGCTCATCCTGTTTATACGTGATCGGAATGGGCGTCACCACGACCTGCGGACCGATGCCCTGCGTGGCCGGCGACTCCGGCGCATTCGGCACCTTGCTGCGCAGTTGCAGCACCGCGTTCGGATAGAACGCGCGCGGCACGATCCGGAACGGCAGGCTCGCCTGCTGGATCGGTTCGCCGTGCGCCAGCACCTTCTGCGGCACCGCCACGACGTCGTCGACCTTCGGGTCCGTGCGATCGATGACCGCGAGCTCCACATCCCGATAACTCTCCGAATAGCTCTTCGTTTCGCCATCGGTCAGCCGCATTTGAAACTCCTCCTGCCAGATCGACGTGAAGAGTTCGCCCAGCAACAGCAGCACGAGGCCGAGATGCGTGAGATGTATGCCGAGCTTCCGCCACGCGAACTTGCCGTGGTAAAGATGCGCCGCAAACAGGTTGAGCAGCAGCATGCCGCCCAGCAGGTAGCCGCCCGGAAACAACGGCACCGGAATGCGCGTGCCGGGAATGAAGCCCAGCACAAACAGCGTGCGGAAAAACTGTTCCTGCACGCCCCACACGCCGATCTTCACCTGCGCCAGGGTGGCCCAGAAAACGAGCACGATCGAGAGCGCGAGCAGCACGACCGTCAGCGTCAGCGAACTGAAAAAAACGAGCAGAGAATGCCAGAGAGAGCGCATGACTTAACGGATTTTTACGGTGTGCAGAAACGCCAGAAACGCGTCGCGTTGCGCGGCCACGGTCGCATCCGGCCCCATGAGCTTGAAAAACCACGTCGCGCCCCCATGCGGCACGATCGCGCCGATCAACCGTGGCGCCTGACTGCCCGCCGGCGGCGCCAGCTCCACGACCGCAAAATTGAGCCCGTTTGCGGAAAAACGCTTCAACGTCGCCTCCAGTTCGCCGGCGGTGAGCGGTGGCAACTGCACCTGACCGCGCCAGCGGTTCACATTCGCCAGATCGCCGCCGACGTCGCCCGGAAACGCCGTGATCGCTAGATCCGCTTCTCCACCCGCGCCCGGCACCGCATAACTGCCCTTGCGCATCGCCGACAGTGTTTTCTCGTGCCAGGCCGCGGGCGCCGCCCACGCCAGCGCCGCGCCGTCCGCCGTCGGCACCGCCGTAGTCGCCATGTCATTTCCCATGGCCGCTGGGCTCGCCGCCGGCGCACGCGCTGCTGGTGCCGCTTCGCCGTCGCCGACTTTCACCGTGTGCAGAAATTTTAAAAACGCGTCGCGTTGCGCGCTCACCGTCGCGCTCGGTCCCATCAGTTTGAAAAACCAGGTCGCCCCGTTCAGCGGCACGATCGCACCGATCAAGTGCGCGGATTTTTCGTCCTGCGGCGCCAGATCCACGACCGCGAAATCCAGCCCGTTCGCCGAAAAGCGTTTCAACGTCGCTTCCAAGTCCCCGGCGGCGAGCGGGGGCAACTGCACCTGACCGCGCCAGCGGTTCACGTTCGCCAGATCGCCGCCCACATCGCCGGGAAACGCCGTCACCGAAAGATCCGCGTCCCCGCCCGGCCCCGGCACCGTAAAACTGCCTTTGCGCATCGCCGACAACGTCTTCGCCGTCCAGTCCGCCGGCGCCGTCCAAGACAGGGCCGGTCCTTCTGCCGTCGGGACCGCCGTGTTCGCCATATCGCTTCCGGTCGCCGCGCCATTCGCCCCGTCGGCGTTGGCCGCCGGCATCGCGGGCTCCTCCTCGTGGGCCACGCGGTAATGTTTAACTTTCGCTTCGCGACAGGCGGCGAAGCAGCCGAGGCACGCCACGGCGAGAATCAGCGGAGTGTGAAAACGCATGAGCGCCTCCCGAAATCGCGCCGGATTGCCGAAACTTCAACCCAAACCGACACCTGGGCCCGAATGCGCCGGAAAAATTAGCCCCGCGCGCGTCGGCAAGTCGCCCCGCTTAACGCTCTCCGCGCTGCGCCCGATTCGTTTCCACCGCACCGCGCGTCTCTTAGTCGTCACGACCCAGATTCCCCAATTGTCCCCGTCACGCGTCCTGCGCCACTCGCCGCGCTCGATTCCCAGGCGATCCCGAGCGCGAACCAACGTGCGACAACTTACGCGATTCGCAGGCGGTGGACGATGGCTCACGGCACAAAAAAACGGCGGAGGTCTTCGGGACCTCCGCCGTTGCGGTTAGCGCGTTCGTCTTTGCTTCCGGCTTAGAACGAAAGCGTATTCGAAAAGAGCCAGTTGCGGCCCGGCGACAGCACGAACGAGCCTTCGGAATACTGCTCGTCGGTCGCGTTGTAGATTCCAAGCGACGTCGCAATGTTTTGCCCGAAGATCTGCCAGGGGTAGCTCAATGTCACATCAAACACGACGTAATCGCCGGCTTGGTAGCCACCGTTAAGCGGATTCCAGTCCACCGAGCGACTGACCACCGTCTTCGAGGAATAACGCATGCCCAGCCCCACGGAACCTCCGCGCGCGAAGCCGTCGGAGAACGTGTATTTATTGAACACGTTGAAGCGATATTCCGGCACATTTTCGATGCGGGCGCCGTAATAGATGTCCCACGCCACTTTCTGCGCGGCCGTGCCGGCATTGTAGTCCGGCGTGCCGGGCATGGGTTTGGTTTTGTCGTAGAGCGTCTTCGCCGTCCACAGCCACGAACCGTTGATGACCGCCTGATAGTTCGGCAGCGGCGACCAGATCACTTCGGCCTGGGCACCCTCGATGCGGTTTTTCAGGTTCGTCGTGCGCCAGCGGAAGACGCGGGTGTTGTAGCCCACCGTGCCGGGCGCAAACAGCGTCGTGTTATAGTTGAGCGGCTCCGAGAGATTCGACTGCGCGACCGGATCATCGAGCATCTGGTTCGTGCGCTCGCCGCGGAAGACGGAGAAGGTGCCGACGATCCTGCTGTCCTGCGTCGAGATCTTCGCGCCCAATTCCCAATTCATGCCATTTTCGTCGCGCAGGTCATCATAGGCCCCGCGGCTTTTCTCGATGGCCACGAACTGGTTGACCGAGGTGATGGTCTGGCCGAGATACTGGAAGGACCCGCCATTTTGATCGAGCGCGCTTTGCACCACCGGGATTTCATTGCCGGTGAAGACGCCGCCGACGTTGCCGATGTTGAATTGGAACGTCTTCGACACGGACGCATACACGTTGATCGCATTCGTCACGGCAAAGGATGCTCCGGCCATCCAGGCATCGCCATGCCGTTTGTAGACGCGCAGGGCTTGAATATAATTCGCGCCGTAACCCCATGCATCGGCCGGATAGTTTGCCGGATCGCGCCATGCATTCACGGGCACCTGATACCACGGATAGTTCGCCTCGAGGTATTGCCCCTTCTCCTGCTGCCATTGCCTCCGGTAGCCCGCGATGATGTTCAACCGGTCGTTAAACGCGGAGAGCTGATAGTTCAGATACGCGGCGGAATTGATCGGCTTGTAGCCATCGAGCCAGACGCGGTCCATCGGGAACAGGATGTCGATCGTGGGGTAAGTTTCGAAGCCCGGGTCGAAATTGCTATACACAGCTTTGACCAGCTTGATGTTCCCGTTGCGGTCGCGCACGACCTGGTTCACGGTGGGCGGGCCGGTGTCATGGCTGCGGCCTTCGCCCACGAGGTTGTCCGCCACCTGCGTGCCGCCCGTGGTGCCGTAGCCGGGGTTGGCAACCGGGTTGGTGGAACCGGGCACGTGTCCGTAGTAAGGGGTGAACTTGATGTCGTTCCCCAGATAGTTCTGCAGATACGTCGTATAGTTGTAGCCCGTGAGAATCTTGTGCTTCAAACCTCCGGTATTGAACTTGAAGATCAGATCGAGCTGGTGCGTGTCGGTGAGCCGGTAGTAGCCCGACGTCGCACTTGCGCCGACGTTCCAGTGAATGCCATCGCCCCACGGGGTGGTCACGCCTTCGATATTATTGAAGCGGCTGTTGTCATGGAGGAACACGTAACGCCCATCGAGCCACTCGGTCGGGGAAACATCCGCCGTCGCAGTGAACGAGCTCACATCGTTGGTCGTGCGCGCGCCACGGCTGGTGTAATTGAACGCCTTGTCGTGAATGAAGTTGCCGTTGGCATCGGTGTAATAAGCGCCGCGCTCCACTTTAGTATAGGCCGGGAGTGCATAATCACCCGTCGCCACGCGCTTGTTGTTGATGTAAGTGGCGTAGGCCAGACTCGGCGTGCTGGTGGTGTTCGGCACCTTCGGGCCGCTCGCCAGCGCCGCCGTTCTCCAGCCCGCAAAATCGGAGTAGATCCAATCGTAATCGTTCTGGTTGAAACTCTCGTGCAGCGACTCCGCTTCGATGTTGATCTTCAGCTTGCCGCTGTCGAACGGCACGAAGGTCATGCTCGGCGTGTAGTTCACGTTTTTCCGAAACTCGAAGCGTCGTTCGCCCTGCGTATCCTCCCACCCCCCGGTGAGCCGAAACGCCACTCTTTTCGACAACGGCACGTTGATGTCCGCCGTCAGCTTCTGCCCGCTGTTATCGTTGATCGAATAGCGAAACGTCGTGGGGATCTTCGCGAACACGGGTTGCTTCGTCACATAATTGATCACGCCACCCGGATAACCCTGGCCGAAGAACACCGCCGCAGGTCCTTGCACCACTTCCACGCGGTCGACGCTGTCCATATTATAAGCAATATAGCGGAAGACACCGTTGCGCATGATGGTATTGACCGGAAAGCCGCGCACGGTGAACGCCCCTTGCGGCGTCGCCTCGTTGCCCGGCCGGCGCATGGCATAACGGGTGTCGCCCGAAGCTGCCGCCGTGTAACGCAGCAGATCCATCAAGGATCGCGCATTCGTGTCGTCGATGAACTCACGGGAAACCACCGAGACGTTCATCGGCACCTTTTGAATCTCCATGCCGATGCGGGTGGCGGTCGCGGCGTTCGTTTTCAGGTAACCATGGTCGCGGTCGCTTCTCACTTCGAAGGCCGACATGACCGTCACGCCGCTGTCCGTCGGCAGACTGCGCGACGAGGACGCGGTGGTGTTCGCAGGACTCTCCGCGGGCGCGACCGCGCGCGGGCTGGCCGGCGCCGCGGCCGGCGTTTCGGCCGGCGGCGTCTGGTGGCGAAGCTTCGCGTTTTCGCTGCGCAACGCGGCGTTTTCCGCTTCCAGACGATCGACGATTGACTGCAAGCTCTCCTGCGCGCGCAACGGATTGGCGAGCAGAGCGATTAGGAATATAAAACCAAACCCGAGGCCGAGGGATCGCCGCGGGCGGTTGGAGTGTAGTTTCTTGGGGTTCATAGGTTTGCGACGTCTCAGACCATGGAATTGATCCTGATATACTGAAGCCGGCGGGGTAGAGGATCGTCGCGAACGGGATGTAGATTACGCTTGTGAAACAAGTCGCCGCGGTCGTGTTGGAAGCGTTGCAATCCCATGCTCCCCGCCCCTGTCACGCTTAGTGTTTTGGCTAAGAATTGTCAGCTCTCGGTGGCCACGGTCTCCCGCGCGCTCTCCGGGCATCCCAATGTCAAACCCGAGGTCCGCGCCCGCGTGCTGCGTGTCGCCGAGCAATGCGGTTACCGACGCAATCAGCTCGTCAGCGAGTTGATGGGGCAGATGCGGGGCCGCCGCACCCAGCAATTCATCGGCAACCTGGCTGTCGTCCACGTGCCCACGCCCAGTCAGCCCGCCATGCGACCGATGCAACGCCGCATGATCACGTCCGCCCAAGCTCGCGGACAGGAACTCGGCTTCGCGGTCGAAGTTTTCAGTCTGAATCGTGAGAGCGGTGGTCCGGCCACGTTGGGACGCGTGCTGCGCGCCCGCGGCATCGTCGGCGTGATTTTTCTCCAACCCAACTCCAACGATACCACGAACGGCTTTCCTTGGGCGAATTTTGCGACGTTGCAGATCGATTACGGGTCACCGATTCCGAAGCTGCACACCGTTTGCCTCGATCATCATCTCACGCTGACCAGTGCGCTCGGCCAACTCCGCTCCTTGGGCTATGGCCGCGCTGGCATGTTCATCGAACGGCACAAAGACGAGCGCCTCATTCACAAATGGTCCGCGGCGTTTCGCTCCTTCCAAGAAAACCAAGGCGGGATCGATCACCTCCCCGTGCTGATGGCTGACCACATGAATCCCGCTACTTTCATGGACTGGTATCGCCGCCACCGCCCCGATCTCATCATCGGACACGTTGATCAAGTGTTGGGCTGGCTTCGCGCGGCCGGAGTTTCCGCGCCCGCGGATATCGGTTTCTTCAATTTGAACTGGAACGAGCGCTCCGAGACCTGCGCCGGGCTGGACCTGCAACCTGAACTTCACGGCATCGTTGCCGTGGAAACCATTGCCGCCCAAATCCACCGCCACGAGAGCGGCTTGCCCGATGACCCGCGCACCGTCGCCATCAGTGGCAAATGGGTCGATGGCCCCACGGTGCGCGCCACGGCCGCTGCGCCCGAGCGTCACGCGGCACCGACCCACTGAACGCGTTTGCAGCGGGGCAGACGCGCGCCAGCGGCGGGAAGCTCGTGTTGTTTCCCGCGATCCTGAACTCGCGCGCACGCGCACCCGAGCTCGTGGGCATCCGGGCCCGCATCCCGGCCCACCCTCACCGCTTTGGGTGAGCGCCTCGATTTCCCGCGGGCGGGCGGCCGTCACGCCCGCCGACCGAAATCACCGCGTTGCCGCAACCGGCGCCTCGCTGATCTCATCGACCAGAGCGGCAAACGTCGCGTAGCCATCGAGGCGCGCCTTGGCCGAAGCGCACGTTTCCTCCGGCACGAGCCCCGTGGCTTCGGCGAGAAACACGATGTAGCGCGCGACCCCTTTGGCGTAGAGCAACTGCGTTTCCGGACTGATCGCATAAAACCGCGCGCGTTGCTGGTAGCCCGCGGGCGAATGATCGCCGAGGGAGGATTTTGCCGGGCGCCCTCCCGCCGCGAGCACGTAGAGGAAGTTATACTCGAAGAAGAACATGTGCTCCGGACTCGCCGGCAACGCCTCCAGCGCGGCGCGCGTCGCCTCCGGCGAGCCGAACAACAGGGCGTCGTCGTGCGCCAACGGGCTGCCGCACTTCACCAGCGGATCGACAATGAACGTGCGGGCCATCTTTTGCTCCGTCGCGTCGTTGCTGAACGCTCCGGCCAGCGCCATCTCCAGCGTGAACCGATACCAGTCGCGCCACAGCGCCTGATCCGCCGCGGTGCGCGATTGCGCGATGGCGACGCCCATTTCGTAGGTGTAACGGCCGCTCGTCTTAATCTCCAGCCGGCTGCCGGTCACCTCGCCCATCACGCGATAATTTTCCGCCGATTTGCCCGAGCCGGAGTGGAAGCCGATGCTGACGCCGAACTTCTCGCACACCGCCCACTGCCGCGCGATCAGCGTGCGCAACGCCGCGTTGTCGGGATACGGCATGTTTTTCTGAAAGCCGAATGCCGGGGCCACGAAGTTCACCGGCATCTCCAGCACCTCGCACAACGCCAGCATCACCGCGGTCGTCTCCGGCGTGGTGAGGCCGGGCAGTTCATCGATGGAGAGCTCCCGCAGATACGTGCGTCCGATGTCGGTCGTAAACGCCGCCGCCCGCGCCGTGGCGTATTTGTCGTCGCGTTGCTTCATTTTCAGCATCGCCGGCCAGACGGTGCCGAGCAATCGCCCGAACGCCGCATCGTCGAGGGCCAGGCCCGCCTGCGCCACCCGGGCGCGCGTTTGCTGCACGATCGCCGCCGGCACATCCGCGATGACCGCCGGTCGATTCAACGCCAGTTCCGGCGACAGATCGAAGGTGATGTAGCTCGCGAGCAGGCATCCGCGCACCAGATCGTCCTCTCGCGCATCGAACTTGCCGCCGATCGG harbors:
- a CDS encoding DNA-3-methyladenine glycosylase I, which codes for MSPSASSARCAWAAAEPNLTYHDTEWGVPLHDDRALFELLTLEGAQAGLSWTTILNKRENYRRAFDQFDVAKVARYGARDTARLLADAGIVRHRLKIAATLANAKAFLAVQREFGSFDRYLWAFVGGRPLQPQRRTMADVPTRSPESDALSKDLLRRGFKFVGPTICHAFMQASGLINDHLITCPRHRLCARLR
- a CDS encoding alpha/beta hydrolase family protein encodes the protein MNSPWRWAWWWCALSCGLPVVQAADGAAGSTSWHGYAREDFTVAGRPCLLISPHAAAPGNPWVWRAEFFGDEHAPQVELALLARGWHVAYMQASDMYGAPKAIGLFDAFYRELVERRGLARRPVIEGFSRGGLYAFNFAATYPERVGALYLDAPALDIKSWPGPKHPLWKQCLACYGLTEAEAMTAKVSPLDRIAPVAAAKIPIIGVAGDADETVKPAENLLKLEQRYRALGGEIEVIIKPGGKHHPHSLPDPTPIVTFIEAKRLK
- a CDS encoding YihY/virulence factor BrkB family protein, with translation MLRWFRILLTAAKEWNADHVFRHSAAVSFYTLFSLAPITVIAAALAGAVLGKERAGDALQQQLTELIGADSAKMIQQTGEKAAEATHGTWITTTIGVAVLLFGATTVFSQLQDSLNAIWKVQQKPSRSGWLVLLTQRILSFAMVLTMGFLLLVSLILTTALESLTAHFGAGWNGAVLKIADLSVSLAVMTVLFALILKVMPDVEVRWREVWRSGLVTAVLFTIGRFAISLYLAHSTIASVYGAAGSLVALLIWIYYTAAIFFYGAEFLKADRAAHRLPVTPKKTAVLERSQAGTGA
- a CDS encoding cytochrome c biogenesis protein; amino-acid sequence: MKRLIPLLALVLALAAVGASLWPPQNPDAFDLTGFSRLPVLVNGRVKPLDTVARNALLVLQGRQRVGAPNSDLTRTPQQWLLDVLFDPAKANTYPTFEIDHPDVLALVGQTDETLAIHYESPAKRTMAVVGFLPSRFRRFSFDALKPHFEAIDRQAGLATEVDPQQRSRYQKAVLQLRDNIALYTRLQRSAAMPDGDNFLAELNQFQAALPAGIAAVQARQAGKPFDEAAFQRIVDFGQRYDLMAKSAYLMIVPHDGSWRNAGDALIDTFRTGEIDPGVLTYAGLGYAWRKQDARAFNEIVRLYREQLEKQVPATLRKTDLEARFNAAEPFGLGMNLYVAAFFIAIASWLIWPAILGRSAFWVLVVAFGVTTVGILVRMWIEGRPPVTNLYSSALFVGWIAVGLCVVLETIYKNAIGTVAAGAVGFGTLLIAHHLALGGDTMEMMRAVLDSNFWLATHVVVVTTGYGATFLAGFLAIIYVVMGVFTPWLARRPGAAGGMDSRAVAAAPSGGKTAGPTMARADTNAQMLGRMVYGIVCFATLFSLVGTILGGIWADQSWGRFWGWDPKENGALIIVLWNAIILHARWGGLVKQRGLMILAIFGNIVTSWSWFGTNMLGIGLHSYGFMEAAFWWLLAFIAVQLLLIALANLPVEKWRSFRTREV
- a CDS encoding cytochrome c biogenesis protein ResB, coding for MRSLWHSLLVFFSSLTLTVVLLALSIVLVFWATLAQVKIGVWGVQEQFFRTLFVLGFIPGTRIPVPLFPGGYLLGGMLLLNLFAAHLYHGKFAWRKLGIHLTHLGLVLLLLGELFTSIWQEEFQMRLTDGETKSYSESYRDVELAVIDRTDPKVDDVVAVPQKVLAHGEPIQQASLPFRIVPRAFYPNAVLQLRSKVPNAPESPATQGIGPQVVVTPIPITYKQDERNLPAAIVELVGPDGSLGTWVVSAMLGAPQHVNYAGHDYVLTMRFERNYKPFSLKLIKFSHDVYEGTDIPKNFSSLVEVKTPDGRDNREVNIYMNHPLRYAGLTFYQSGYEGEHTTILQVVRNPSWLMPYIACLIMAFGLVIQFGLSLIKFARRRRAASDPAAV